GGGCTCGCTGTCGCTCGCGGCCGTGGGGGGCATGCAGTCGCTGATGGGCACGTACTTCATCTACAGGTACGGCAGCGACGAGATCCGGCAGCGCTACCTCGTCCCCGCGCTCCGGGGCGAGCTCGTGGCCACCTTCGCGCTCACCGAGCCCGATGCCGGCTCCGACGTCGCGAACATCAAGGCGCGGGCCGAGCGGCGCGGCGCCGGCTGGGTGCTGAGGGGACGCAAGATCTGGGTCACCAACGCCCCCGTCGCGGACGTCCTCACGGTGGCCGCCAAGACCTCGGCGGAGCGCGGGGTGAAGAACATCGCCCTCTTTCTGCTGGACCGGGCGACCATGCGGGGGATCTCCCTCAGCAAGAAGATCGACAAGATGTCCGTGCGAGCCTCCGAGACGGGGGAGATCGTCCTCGAGGACGTGGAGGTGCCGGACGGGCACCTCCTGGGCGGCGAGACGGGCGGGGTGGAGAAGGTCGGGGGGGTGCTCGCCGAGGCGCGCATCATGACCGCCGCGCTGTCGGTGGGGCTGGCCCGCGCGGCGTACCAGGCTGCGCTCGACTACGCGCGCCAGCGGACGGCCTTCGGGAAGCCCAT
Above is a window of Candidatus Rokuibacteriota bacterium DNA encoding:
- a CDS encoding acyl-CoA dehydrogenase family protein, whose product is MVRFTPEQEEFRKSVARFVAAEVAPAAAAMDDRAEFPRALFRRLGELGYLGLRYPEAYGGAGCDMVTYCLFAEELALGSLSLAAVGGMQSLMGTYFIYRYGSDEIRQRYLVPALRGELVATFALTEPDAGSDVANIKARAERRGAGWVLRGRKIWVTNAPVADVLTVAAKTSAERGVKNIALFLLDRATMRGISLSKKIDKMSVRASETGEIVLEDVEVPDGHLLGGETGGVEKVGGVLAEARIMTAALSVGLARAAYQAALDYARQRTAFGKPIVEHQAIGFKLADMLTAIHAATLMTYQAAGRLDAEQPVGREAAMTKLFASEMAVRVTDDAARILASYGLAMEYPVQRYFRDARFLLPGGGTSEILRLIIGRELDWDRGGAFA